In a genomic window of Candidatus Coatesbacteria bacterium:
- a CDS encoding DUF1295 domain-containing protein, whose protein sequence is MNLRNVLRRLAAPLIIVIGQAVVFFIARGGVDHLRAWLVFGLMALHGLIGLPLVWRFNPGLLAERWKERTDTAPYERAVGVALFLLLLVLQVTAGLDLRLGGSSPAPWLIIPGLALMVAGMSLITATMLVNPHLEAGARIQEDRGHRVVSSGPYGLVRHPMYLGGLLLYLGVPLVLGSLWAMIPAALIGGLFVVRTSLEDRLLHRGLAGYAEYARRTRRRLIPGVW, encoded by the coding sequence ATGAACCTTCGCAACGTCCTGCGTCGTCTCGCCGCCCCCCTGATCATCGTCATCGGTCAGGCCGTCGTTTTCTTCATCGCCCGCGGCGGCGTCGATCACCTCCGCGCCTGGCTGGTCTTCGGCCTGATGGCCCTCCACGGCCTGATCGGCCTGCCCCTGGTCTGGCGCTTCAACCCGGGCCTGCTCGCCGAGCGCTGGAAGGAACGCACCGACACCGCCCCCTACGAGCGCGCCGTCGGCGTCGCCCTCTTCCTGCTGCTGCTGGTTCTGCAGGTCACCGCCGGGCTGGACCTGCGCCTGGGTGGGAGCTCCCCCGCCCCCTGGCTGATCATCCCCGGTCTGGCGCTGATGGTCGCCGGGATGAGCCTGATCACCGCCACGATGCTGGTCAACCCCCACCTCGAGGCCGGCGCCCGCATCCAGGAAGACCGCGGTCACCGGGTCGTTTCCTCCGGCCCCTACGGGCTGGTGCGCCACCCGATGTATTTGGGCGGCCTGCTGCTCTATCTGGGCGTGCCCCTGGTCCTCGGCTCGCTCTGGGCCATGATCCCCGCCGCGCTGATCGGCGGCCTCTTCGTCGTCCGCACCAGCCTCGAGGACCGCCTGCTCCACCGGGGGCTCGCCGGATACGCCGAGTACGCCCGGCGGACCCGGCGACGACTGATCCCCGGGGTGTGGTAG